Proteins co-encoded in one Mycobacterium mantenii genomic window:
- a CDS encoding FAD-binding oxidoreductase has protein sequence MSSDALASLIADLPAGMVVTDPTVTEGYRQDRAFDPSAGKPLAVVRPRRTEDVQTVLRWAAAHRLPVVTRGAGSGLSGGATALDNGIVISTEKMRDIAIDPVTRTAVCQPGLFNAEVKKAAAEHGLWYPPDPSSFEICSIGGNIATNAGGLCCVKYGVTTDYVLGMQVVLADGTAVKLGGPRLKDVAGLSLTKLFVGSEGTLGVVTEVTLRLVPKQNASSIVVASFATVEDAVEAVLGVTARLRPSMLEFMDSVAINAVEDTLRMDLDRGAAAMLVAGSDERGRAGSEDAEIMAEVFAENAATEVFSTDDPDEGEAFVVARRMCIPAVEAKGSLLLEDVGVPLPALGKLVTGIARIAAERDLMISVIAHAGDGNTHPLIVYDPADTDMTERAHLAFGEIMDLAVGLGGTITGEHGVGRLKRPWLAGYLGPDVMDLNQRIKRALDPQGILNPGAGI, from the coding sequence GTGAGCTCTGACGCCCTGGCCAGCCTGATCGCCGACCTGCCCGCCGGGATGGTCGTCACCGATCCGACCGTGACCGAGGGCTACCGTCAGGACCGCGCTTTCGACCCGTCGGCCGGCAAGCCGCTGGCCGTGGTGCGGCCGCGGCGCACCGAGGACGTGCAGACCGTGCTGCGCTGGGCCGCCGCGCACCGGTTGCCCGTGGTGACGCGCGGCGCCGGCAGCGGCCTGTCCGGCGGGGCGACCGCACTGGACAACGGCATCGTGATTTCCACCGAGAAGATGCGCGACATCGCCATCGACCCGGTGACCCGCACCGCGGTTTGTCAGCCCGGGCTGTTCAACGCCGAGGTGAAGAAGGCGGCCGCCGAACACGGCCTGTGGTATCCGCCGGATCCGTCGTCGTTCGAGATCTGCAGCATCGGCGGCAATATCGCCACCAACGCCGGCGGCCTGTGCTGCGTGAAGTACGGCGTCACCACCGACTACGTGCTGGGGATGCAGGTGGTACTGGCCGACGGCACCGCGGTCAAACTCGGCGGCCCACGGTTGAAGGACGTCGCGGGCCTTTCGCTGACGAAGCTGTTCGTCGGTAGCGAGGGCACGCTCGGCGTGGTCACGGAGGTGACGCTGCGCCTAGTGCCCAAGCAGAACGCGTCCAGCATCGTGGTGGCCAGCTTCGCGACCGTCGAGGACGCGGTAGAGGCGGTGCTCGGCGTCACCGCGCGGCTGCGCCCCTCGATGCTGGAATTCATGGATTCGGTGGCGATCAACGCCGTCGAGGACACCCTGCGCATGGATTTGGACCGCGGGGCGGCCGCCATGCTGGTGGCCGGGTCCGACGAGCGCGGCCGCGCCGGCAGCGAGGACGCCGAAATCATGGCCGAGGTGTTCGCGGAAAACGCTGCGACGGAAGTGTTTTCGACAGACGATCCCGATGAGGGCGAGGCGTTCGTCGTCGCACGGCGAATGTGCATCCCGGCCGTCGAAGCCAAGGGCTCGTTGCTGCTCGAAGACGTCGGGGTGCCGCTTCCGGCGCTGGGCAAGCTGGTCACCGGGATCGCGCGCATCGCGGCGGAACGCGACCTGATGATCTCGGTGATCGCCCACGCCGGCGACGGCAACACCCACCCGTTGATCGTCTACGACCCCGCCGATACCGACATGACCGAACGCGCCCACCTGGCGTTCGGCGAGATCATGGACCTGGCCGTCGGGCTGGGCGGCACCATCACCGGTGAGCACGGCGTCGGCCGGTTGAAGCGGCCCTGGCTGGCCGGCTATCTGGGCCCCGACGTGATGGACCTCAACCAGCGCATCAAGCGGGCGCTGGATCCGCAGGGCATCCTCAACCCCGGCGCTGGCATCTAG
- a CDS encoding CapA family protein, with translation MIAQSGRGRTIFLCGDVMTGRGVDQILPHPGDPTLREPMADDARSYVRYAEETSGPIPRPVDFAWPWGEALALVDHFAPDLRLINLETTITADGELAHGKSVHYRMHPDNMTCLTAMRPDVCVLANNHILDFGQRGLIDTLEALNRAEIAHVGAGLDSDHAERPAIVTLSDGHHVVIASGATESSGIPRGWAATAARAGVAFIPNLLNRTATEMTDRVLALKQPGDITIVSLHWGSNWDYDVARSQVRFARRLIDAGVDVVHGHSSHHPRPIEVYRGKLILYGCGDAINDYEGIKGFEAYRNELRLLYFASIEPDTGNLTTLHMTPMRARRMRLDHASHQDSEWLRSTLERISRRFGTYVTLDHDANLIVHGS, from the coding sequence ATGATCGCCCAGTCTGGCCGTGGCCGAACGATTTTCCTGTGCGGTGACGTCATGACAGGACGTGGCGTCGACCAGATACTGCCCCACCCGGGAGATCCGACATTGCGGGAGCCCATGGCTGACGACGCCCGCAGCTATGTGAGGTACGCCGAGGAGACCAGCGGCCCGATTCCCCGGCCGGTCGATTTCGCATGGCCATGGGGGGAAGCGCTGGCCCTCGTCGACCACTTCGCGCCCGACTTGAGGTTGATCAACCTCGAGACCACCATCACCGCCGACGGCGAACTCGCGCACGGCAAGTCTGTGCACTACCGCATGCACCCCGACAACATGACGTGCCTGACCGCGATGCGACCAGACGTTTGCGTACTGGCCAACAACCACATCCTCGACTTCGGGCAGCGCGGTCTTATCGATACATTGGAGGCGCTGAACCGGGCCGAAATCGCGCATGTGGGTGCTGGGCTCGACTCCGACCACGCCGAACGCCCCGCGATAGTGACCCTGTCCGACGGACATCACGTCGTGATTGCCTCGGGCGCAACGGAATCTAGTGGCATTCCCCGCGGTTGGGCCGCGACCGCGGCCCGGGCGGGCGTCGCCTTCATTCCGAACCTGTTGAATCGCACCGCCACCGAGATGACCGACCGGGTACTTGCGCTAAAACAGCCCGGCGACATCACAATCGTATCCCTGCACTGGGGGTCCAACTGGGATTACGACGTTGCGCGCAGCCAAGTTCGCTTCGCGCGCCGACTGATCGACGCCGGGGTCGACGTCGTGCACGGGCACTCGTCACACCACCCACGACCGATCGAGGTTTACCGCGGCAAGCTCATCCTGTACGGCTGCGGGGACGCCATCAACGACTACGAAGGCATCAAGGGCTTCGAGGCCTACCGCAATGAACTGCGGCTTTTGTACTTTGCCTCGATCGAGCCCGACACCGGCAACCTCACCACTTTGCACATGACGCCGATGCGGGCCCGCAGAATGCGGCTCGACCACGCCTCACACCAGGACAGCGAATGGTTGCGCTCTACCCTCGAGCGCATCAGCCGGCGCTTCGGAACGTACGTCACCCTCGACCACGATGCCAACCTCATCGTCCACGGGTCGTAA
- a CDS encoding adenosylcobalamin-dependent ribonucleoside-diphosphate reductase, with protein MARWPVQIRRRDGTLAPFDIRRIEAAIARASREVGYDDPDMPAVLAKAVADALGPRVVPIERIQDFVEARLGESGLDDVARAYIIYRQRRSELRMAKALLGVRDELKLGLSAVAVLRKRYLLCDEQGRPTESTGEMMDRAAHFVAGAEDGYRRGTSARWAERFSALLRNLEFLPNSPTLMNAGTDIGLLAGCFVLPVEDSLRSIFTTLGHAAEIQRTGGGVGYSFSHLRPAGDRVPITAGTASGPNSFLRLFDTAADVVSIGGRRRGACMAVLDASHPDIYDFVTAKAERRSELSHFNLSVGVTDAFLRAVERGRTHRLVNPRNGKTIARIPAAELFDAICEAAHACGDPGVLFLDTINRANPVPGHGRIEATNPCGEVPLLPYESCNLGSINLARMVADGRIDWDRLAAVARLGVRFLDDVIDVSRYPFPELGEATRATRKIGLGVMGLAELLATLGIPYDSEDAVRLTGQVMRRIQQEAHTASRQLAEDRGSFPAFADSRLARSGPRRNAQVTSVAPTGTVSLIAGTTAGIEPMFAIAFTRAIVGRHLLEVNPCFDRLARDRGLYSDELIAEIAQRGGVRGYPQLPDEVRSAFPTAAEIAPAWHLRIQAAAQRHVDAAVSKTINLPATATIDDIRSIYLAAWKAKVKGITVYRYGSRGGQVLSYAAPQPALAQADTEFSGGCAGRSCEF; from the coding sequence ATGGCTAGGTGGCCGGTGCAGATCCGGCGCCGTGATGGGACGCTCGCTCCCTTCGACATCAGACGGATTGAGGCAGCGATAGCGCGCGCCAGCCGCGAAGTCGGTTATGACGACCCGGACATGCCGGCCGTGCTGGCCAAGGCTGTTGCCGATGCGCTAGGGCCCAGAGTTGTACCCATCGAACGGATTCAGGATTTTGTTGAGGCGCGGCTCGGCGAATCCGGCCTAGACGACGTCGCCCGCGCCTATATCATTTATCGGCAGCGGCGCAGCGAGTTGCGCATGGCTAAAGCTCTGCTCGGGGTTCGCGACGAGCTGAAGCTGGGCCTGTCCGCAGTGGCGGTGCTGCGGAAACGCTATCTCCTGTGCGACGAGCAGGGCCGGCCGACGGAGTCGACCGGTGAGATGATGGACCGAGCGGCGCACTTCGTCGCCGGCGCCGAGGACGGATACCGGCGCGGCACGTCGGCACGGTGGGCCGAGCGCTTCTCGGCGCTGCTGCGCAACCTTGAATTCCTGCCGAACTCGCCCACGCTGATGAACGCAGGCACCGACATCGGACTGCTCGCCGGATGCTTCGTTCTACCCGTTGAAGATTCGCTGCGCTCGATCTTCACGACGCTTGGACATGCTGCCGAGATCCAACGCACTGGCGGGGGTGTCGGTTACAGCTTCAGCCACCTGCGACCCGCCGGGGATCGAGTGCCCATTACGGCCGGCACCGCGAGCGGACCGAATTCGTTTCTTCGACTGTTTGACACTGCGGCGGATGTGGTCTCGATCGGTGGTCGCCGCCGCGGCGCGTGCATGGCGGTTCTCGACGCGTCGCACCCGGATATCTATGACTTCGTCACTGCCAAAGCCGAAAGACGCAGCGAGCTTTCGCATTTCAACCTGTCGGTCGGCGTCACCGACGCGTTCCTGCGCGCCGTCGAACGCGGCCGCACACACCGCCTAGTCAATCCCCGAAACGGTAAGACCATCGCGCGGATACCTGCCGCCGAGCTGTTCGACGCCATCTGCGAAGCTGCGCACGCATGCGGCGATCCCGGGGTGTTGTTTCTCGACACGATCAACCGGGCCAACCCAGTTCCGGGACATGGCCGAATTGAGGCAACTAATCCGTGCGGAGAGGTTCCGCTGCTGCCCTACGAGTCATGCAACCTCGGCTCGATCAACCTAGCCCGGATGGTCGCCGATGGTCGCATCGACTGGGATCGGCTGGCCGCGGTGGCAAGGCTAGGGGTGCGGTTCCTCGACGACGTCATCGATGTCAGCCGCTACCCATTCCCCGAGCTGGGCGAGGCCACCCGGGCGACCCGCAAGATCGGGCTGGGTGTGATGGGTTTGGCCGAACTACTTGCCACGCTGGGCATCCCGTACGACAGCGAGGATGCCGTGCGGTTGACCGGCCAGGTCATGCGTCGCATTCAGCAGGAGGCACACACGGCGTCGAGGCAGCTGGCAGAAGACCGGGGCTCGTTCCCCGCATTCGCCGACAGCAGGTTGGCGCGTTCAGGGCCGCGGCGAAACGCACAGGTCACCTCCGTTGCTCCGACAGGCACCGTCTCGCTGATCGCCGGCACCACCGCCGGGATCGAGCCGATGTTCGCCATCGCCTTCACGCGCGCCATCGTCGGCAGGCACCTGCTGGAGGTCAACCCGTGCTTTGACCGGCTGGCCCGCGACCGGGGGTTATACAGCGACGAACTGATTGCCGAGATCGCACAGCGCGGGGGAGTGCGAGGCTATCCGCAGCTGCCAGACGAGGTGCGGTCGGCGTTTCCGACCGCAGCCGAGATCGCGCCGGCGTGGCATCTGCGTATACAAGCCGCCGCGCAGCGTCACGTCGATGCCGCCGTTTCCAAGACGATCAACTTGCCCGCGACCGCAACCATTGATGACATCCGCTCGATCTACCTGGCCGCCTGGAAGGCTAAGGTCAAGGGCATCACGGTGTATCGGTACGGTAGCCGCGGGGGCCAGGTATTGAGCTACGCCGCGCCGCAACCGGCACTGGCCCAGGCCGACACCGAGTTCAGCGGCGGCTGCGCTGGACGATCCTGCGAATTCTGA
- a CDS encoding flavodoxin family protein — protein sequence MDPSGPGFQRSWSMKSLIICVSTSHGNTRRVADRMAEVLDAEVVEPESVDPENLCQYDLVGFGSGIYYMSVDTRLRKLIRRLPHVDGIRAFTFLTSGAGQIPLLDYSKPVRNQLASKGFKVLGSFTCRGFDTVGPFGFIGGINRGRPNDHDLEHAAAFAARVRIRVAGSPAAS from the coding sequence ATGGACCCGTCCGGGCCCGGCTTTCAAAGGAGTTGGTCAATGAAGTCGCTCATCATCTGCGTTTCAACCTCACACGGCAACACCCGTAGGGTGGCCGATCGGATGGCTGAGGTCCTTGATGCCGAAGTCGTCGAACCCGAATCAGTGGACCCCGAGAACCTTTGCCAATACGACCTCGTCGGTTTTGGGTCCGGCATCTATTACATGAGCGTGGACACGCGGCTACGCAAGTTGATACGGCGCCTACCCCACGTTGACGGCATCCGCGCGTTCACTTTCTTGACCAGCGGCGCCGGGCAGATTCCACTGTTGGACTACAGCAAGCCAGTGCGAAACCAGCTCGCGTCGAAGGGCTTTAAGGTACTCGGTTCGTTCACCTGCCGCGGCTTCGACACGGTTGGACCATTCGGGTTCATCGGCGGGATCAACAGGGGACGGCCCAATGACCACGACCTCGAGCATGCCGCGGCATTCGCGGCACGCGTTCGTATACGAGTCGCGGGCTCTCCGGCTGCTTCCTGA
- a CDS encoding GNAT family N-acetyltransferase: protein MRPAHLERLAQQLTRLNGMCCAVGAFDGDRLIGVAHYVVSDDDPQTAEVAIAVAHDEHSVGVGTALLEHLGEVAISRGIRRFTADVLATNHLMLQVLSDANWPHKRLSDGGLVLRFRIDLPDTP from the coding sequence ATGCGGCCCGCGCATCTGGAACGGCTCGCGCAGCAACTCACCCGACTCAACGGGATGTGCTGCGCTGTGGGCGCCTTCGATGGCGATCGATTGATCGGTGTGGCCCACTACGTGGTGAGTGATGACGATCCCCAGACCGCCGAAGTGGCGATCGCAGTCGCGCACGACGAGCACTCGGTCGGTGTAGGAACCGCTCTGCTCGAACACCTCGGCGAGGTCGCGATCTCGCGGGGAATTCGCCGATTCACCGCCGACGTGTTAGCGACAAACCATCTGATGCTGCAGGTGCTCTCCGACGCCAACTGGCCGCATAAGCGGCTTTCCGATGGTGGACTGGTTCTGCGCTTCCGGATCGACCTACCCGACACCCCATGA
- a CDS encoding CBS domain-containing protein: MTTAREIMHAGANCVAEHETLTAAAEHMRDLGVGALPICGDDDHLHGMITDRDIVIKCIASRRDPNTVTAGELAQGNTYRVDADATVEEMLNLMEEHQIRRLPVIDNHRLVGIVSEADIARHLPEHAIAQFVKAICSQTAITSH, translated from the coding sequence ATGACCACTGCACGTGAAATCATGCACGCCGGAGCCAACTGTGTCGCCGAGCACGAAACACTGACCGCCGCAGCCGAGCACATGCGCGATCTGGGTGTAGGTGCCCTGCCGATCTGCGGCGATGATGACCATCTGCACGGAATGATCACCGACCGCGACATCGTCATCAAGTGCATCGCGTCCCGCCGTGACCCCAATACCGTTACCGCGGGTGAACTGGCCCAGGGCAACACCTATCGTGTCGACGCCGACGCCACAGTTGAAGAGATGCTCAACCTGATGGAGGAGCATCAGATTCGCCGGCTACCGGTAATCGACAATCACCGGTTGGTGGGAATCGTCAGCGAAGCCGATATCGCACGCCATCTTCCCGAGCACGCGATCGCCCAGTTCGTGAAGGCCATTTGCTCGCAGACGGCTATCACCAGCCACTAA
- a CDS encoding transcription antitermination regulator yields MRIKRGMVHRSAQRNLGAAEGILVALRHCRLDEAFIDIVQTAKRHSVAPLELADALVTIAENDVPRDFDNAVVTAVDQAWGALLGGGRGR; encoded by the coding sequence GTGCGCATCAAACGCGGGATGGTTCACCGCAGCGCCCAGCGCAATCTCGGCGCTGCCGAGGGCATACTGGTTGCCTTACGTCATTGCAGGCTCGATGAGGCGTTCATCGACATCGTGCAAACAGCCAAACGCCATAGTGTGGCCCCGTTGGAGTTGGCCGATGCGCTCGTGACGATCGCTGAAAACGATGTGCCTCGCGACTTCGATAACGCGGTCGTTACGGCCGTTGACCAAGCCTGGGGTGCCTTATTGGGCGGAGGCCGGGGGCGGTGA
- a CDS encoding AMP-binding protein, whose protein sequence is MAPEERAAPVLALVRGLVAEVHPHATPPSVTLDSTFDNLGIGSLELAELLLRVQDKLGVALPPDTLANAETPRDLAAAVAHAHPASRSVRLDGRGMVSLPAAAPGALLPETASTLNDVLNYHVAANPDRTHIRVLDDDGGPVDLTYAALRQEAAALAAGLIAHDVVPGETVAIMLPTCRAYFVTFAGVVVAGAVPVPVYPPARPSQLADHLRRTAGILANARATLLVTVPEAVTLGHLLRANVESLRHVVVPESLTGASEDVLPRPCADDLALVQYTSGSTGQPKGVALTHSNLLANIRVMGQAAAASGSDTFVSWLPLYHDMGLIGAWLGCMYFGVPLVVMSPQSFLIRPSRWLWAIHANRATMSAGPNFAYELCLSKIRDDEIEGLDLSSWRLAYNGAEPVSAATIERFGDRFAPYGFRREAMTPVYGLAESSVGLAFPPLGRGPLVDRIRRDTFVRSGRAEAARPGEADLRFVACGRPLPGHEIRIVDAAGTELGDRCEGRVEFRGPSATAGYFNNAPATRSLFHDDWLDTGDLGYLADADLYVTGRVKDVIIRAGRNLHPAELEEAVGNLKGVRKGCVAVFASPDPSGGAERLVILAETRATGDDARAALHSEIGATTVDLLGVAPDDVVLAPPRTVLKTSSGKIRRAATQAIYQAGKIGARPRAVWWELARLRLRGAIPSIRRARRVGAAVAFAVWAWVVYAVLGLSVVVLLLLLPRPRWRWWVAQGAARLLARFTGTAITVRGLDHLPRGTSIVVANHPSWIDPLVLASVMPQSFRFVAAEVLEHQGLNGFVLKRLGQHFVERHEREHGVADTGRLTTLVRAGQSLVIFPEGRLARAPGLRPFRMGAFAVAARSGVPVVPVAIRGTRTILRPEHHFPRRGAVDITVGEPIRTSGADWAAAVELQHAVRKAVLGLSGEPDLE, encoded by the coding sequence ATGGCACCCGAAGAGCGGGCAGCTCCGGTCCTGGCGCTGGTGCGCGGCCTCGTCGCCGAGGTTCACCCGCACGCCACGCCGCCTTCAGTAACGCTTGACAGCACGTTCGACAACCTGGGCATCGGCAGCCTTGAGTTGGCGGAGCTGCTGTTGCGCGTCCAGGACAAGTTGGGAGTGGCACTGCCGCCTGACACTCTCGCCAACGCGGAGACGCCGCGCGACCTCGCAGCGGCGGTCGCCCATGCACATCCCGCCTCGCGAAGCGTCCGGCTGGATGGTCGCGGCATGGTTTCACTTCCGGCTGCCGCGCCGGGCGCCCTGCTGCCAGAAACGGCGTCGACCTTAAACGATGTGCTCAACTACCACGTCGCCGCTAACCCCGACCGGACGCACATCCGCGTCCTCGATGATGATGGCGGTCCCGTGGACCTGACCTACGCGGCGTTGCGCCAGGAAGCGGCGGCCCTGGCGGCCGGGTTGATCGCGCATGACGTCGTGCCGGGCGAGACGGTGGCCATCATGTTGCCCACCTGCCGGGCGTATTTTGTGACCTTCGCCGGTGTAGTCGTCGCCGGCGCGGTGCCCGTTCCGGTCTACCCGCCGGCCCGGCCGTCCCAGCTGGCGGATCACCTGCGTCGCACGGCCGGCATCCTCGCGAACGCCCGGGCCACGCTGCTGGTCACCGTGCCCGAGGCTGTTACTCTCGGGCACCTGCTACGCGCCAACGTCGAAAGCCTGCGTCACGTGGTCGTCCCCGAATCCCTCACGGGCGCGAGCGAAGACGTGCTGCCGCGACCATGCGCCGACGACCTCGCGCTGGTGCAGTACACCTCGGGCAGCACCGGGCAGCCCAAGGGGGTCGCTCTCACACACTCCAACCTGCTCGCCAACATCCGCGTGATGGGGCAGGCCGCGGCGGCGTCCGGGTCGGACACGTTCGTCAGCTGGCTGCCGCTGTATCACGACATGGGTCTGATCGGCGCATGGCTGGGGTGCATGTATTTCGGTGTCCCTCTGGTGGTGATGAGCCCGCAGTCGTTCCTGATTCGTCCGTCACGATGGCTCTGGGCCATCCATGCCAACCGCGCCACCATGTCGGCCGGGCCGAACTTCGCCTATGAACTCTGCCTTTCCAAGATCCGCGACGACGAGATCGAAGGGCTCGACCTGAGCTCGTGGCGATTGGCTTACAACGGCGCCGAGCCGGTCAGTGCTGCGACGATCGAGCGCTTCGGTGATCGCTTCGCCCCCTACGGGTTTCGGCGTGAGGCGATGACGCCGGTGTATGGGCTGGCCGAGTCCTCGGTGGGCCTGGCGTTCCCGCCGCTTGGGCGGGGCCCGCTCGTCGATCGAATCCGTCGAGACACATTCGTGCGGTCCGGACGGGCCGAGGCGGCAAGGCCCGGCGAGGCGGACCTTCGTTTCGTCGCTTGTGGCCGACCCTTGCCGGGCCACGAAATCCGGATTGTCGACGCCGCCGGCACCGAGCTGGGTGATCGCTGTGAAGGCCGCGTCGAGTTCCGCGGTCCGTCGGCAACCGCCGGATACTTCAACAACGCGCCGGCGACGCGTTCGCTGTTTCATGACGACTGGCTCGACACGGGGGACCTGGGATACCTGGCCGACGCCGACCTATACGTCACCGGTCGGGTCAAGGACGTCATCATCCGTGCCGGCCGCAATTTGCACCCGGCCGAGCTCGAAGAGGCGGTTGGCAATCTCAAAGGCGTTCGCAAGGGCTGCGTGGCCGTCTTCGCCTCTCCCGACCCGTCGGGGGGTGCCGAACGACTCGTCATCCTGGCCGAGACCCGCGCAACCGGAGACGACGCCCGCGCCGCGTTGCACTCCGAAATCGGGGCTACCACAGTCGATCTGCTTGGCGTGGCTCCCGACGACGTGGTCTTGGCGCCCCCGCGCACGGTACTGAAGACCTCGAGCGGCAAGATCCGCCGTGCCGCTACCCAGGCTATCTACCAGGCGGGAAAGATCGGCGCACGACCGCGGGCGGTGTGGTGGGAATTGGCCCGCCTGCGCCTGCGTGGCGCAATACCGTCGATCCGTCGCGCCCGGCGCGTGGGCGCCGCTGTGGCGTTCGCCGTCTGGGCGTGGGTGGTCTACGCGGTCTTGGGGTTGTCGGTCGTCGTATTGTTGCTGCTGCTACCGCGACCGCGGTGGCGCTGGTGGGTGGCCCAGGGGGCGGCGCGGCTGCTGGCTCGTTTTACCGGGACGGCGATCACCGTGCGCGGACTTGACCACCTGCCACGCGGAACGTCCATAGTGGTGGCCAACCACCCCAGCTGGATCGACCCGCTGGTGCTGGCTTCGGTGATGCCCCAATCGTTTCGCTTCGTCGCCGCCGAAGTGCTCGAGCATCAGGGGCTAAACGGATTCGTGCTCAAGCGGCTGGGCCAGCATTTCGTCGAGCGCCACGAACGTGAACACGGCGTGGCCGACACTGGCCGACTGACCACTCTGGTGCGGGCCGGGCAGTCGCTCGTCATCTTCCCAGAAGGCCGGCTGGCGCGTGCCCCCGGTTTGCGGCCCTTCCGCATGGGCGCATTCGCGGTCGCCGCCAGAAGTGGCGTGCCCGTCGTCCCGGTGGCCATCCGCGGGACGCGGACGATACTTCGGCCCGAGCATCATTTTCCGCGACGGGGGGCGGTCGACATCACGGTTGGTGAACCGATCCGGACGTCGGGCGCCGACTGGGCCGCGGCGGTCGAACTGCAGCACGCAGTGCGGAAGGCCGTCTTGGGCCTTTCGGGGGAGCCGGACCTCGAATGA
- a CDS encoding IS3 family transposase (programmed frameshift): MPSKYDPQTRAKAVRLVLEHRADYPSEWAAITAVSKRLGMTAETLRSWIRQQQVDDGDRDGVSSAAAAEIRALKRRNAELEQTIEILKAATFFLRAGERPAQPPLTSSVCEFIAKHRHRFGVAPICRVLTEHGVPIAPRTFYAWVKRAPSKRALWDATISEVLAGYYEPDEHGRRKPESLYGSVKMWAHLQRKGIPVAKSTVERLMRRNGWQGVRRQKAVRTTIADPAAVRPPDLVDRQFGVGAPNQLLVADFTYVKLVTGVFVYVAFVIDAYAGAIVGWEACASKQTQFVESAIRQAVALRSRQGHPIEDAIHHSDAGSQYTSVRFGETLALSGIRPSVGSVGDAYDNALAETTIGLYKTECIRPDSPFRRGPLTTVGDVEYITADYVAWYNQQRLMHRLGRVPPAEAEAQYYSQHVTDQPAGSQNPEGA; this comes from the exons ATGCCGAGCAAGTACGACCCGCAGACGCGGGCCAAGGCGGTCCGTCTGGTGTTGGAGCACCGTGCTGACTACCCAAGTGAGTGGGCGGCGATCACGGCGGTGTCCAAGCGGTTGGGGATGACGGCCGAGACGCTGCGTAGTTGGATCCGTCAGCAGCAGGTCGACGACGGTGATCGTGACGGTGTCTCCTCGGCGGCGGCCGCTGAGATCCGCGCCCTCAAGCGGCGCAACGCCGAGCTCGAGCAGACGATCGAAATCCTCAAGGCGGCAACGT TCTTTCTTCGTGCGGGAGAGCGACCCGCGCAACCGCCGCTGACCAGTTCGGTCTGCGAGTTCATCGCCAAACACAGGCACCGCTTCGGGGTCGCTCCGATCTGCCGCGTGCTCACCGAGCACGGTGTGCCGATCGCCCCACGCACCTTCTACGCCTGGGTCAAGCGGGCACCGTCGAAGCGAGCCCTGTGGGACGCCACCATCAGCGAGGTCTTGGCCGGCTACTACGAACCCGATGAGCACGGCCGGCGCAAGCCCGAGTCGCTGTACGGGTCGGTGAAGATGTGGGCACATCTGCAGCGCAAAGGCATCCCGGTGGCGAAGTCCACGGTGGAACGCCTGATGCGCCGAAACGGGTGGCAGGGCGTACGCCGCCAGAAGGCCGTGCGCACCACGATCGCCGACCCGGCGGCGGTGAGGCCACCGGATCTGGTGGATCGCCAGTTCGGGGTGGGCGCACCCAACCAGCTGCTCGTTGCGGACTTCACCTACGTCAAGCTCGTCACGGGGGTGTTCGTCTACGTCGCATTCGTCATCGACGCCTACGCCGGGGCGATCGTGGGATGGGAGGCCTGCGCCTCCAAGCAGACCCAGTTCGTCGAATCGGCGATCCGTCAGGCCGTCGCATTGCGGTCGCGTCAGGGTCACCCGATCGAGGACGCCATCCACCACAGCGACGCAGGATCGCAGTACACCAGCGTGAGATTCGGTGAAACACTTGCCCTTTCGGGCATCCGACCCTCGGTCGGCAGTGTCGGCGATGCCTATGACAATGCTCTGGCCGAGACCACGATCGGACTCTACAAGACTGAGTGCATCCGGCCTGATTCCCCGTTCCGTCGCGGGCCGCTCACCACGGTCGGTGACGTCGAGTACATCACCGCCGACTACGTCGCCTGGTACAACCAGCAGCGCCTCATGCACCGCCTCGGCCGAGTCCCACCCGCCGAAGCCGAAGCCCAGTACTATTCCCAACACGTGACCGACCAACCGGCCGGCTCACAGAACCCCGAGGGTGCATGA
- a CDS encoding DUF1918 domain-containing protein yields MKAKVGDWLVIKGTTIDQPDQRGLISGVHSPDGALTICGAVARPGHVAPVSPGVDAVVVTAVEQADADECAQHRFGAVQSTIAHDKSK; encoded by the coding sequence ATGAAGGCAAAGGTCGGTGACTGGCTGGTAATCAAGGGCACCACGATCGACCAGCCAGACCAACGGGGACTGATCTCCGGGGTTCACTCACCAGATGGCGCACTCACCATATGTGGTGCGGTGGCTCGCCCCGGTCATGTAGCGCCCGTATCTCCGGGCGTCGACGCGGTTGTCGTCACGGCCGTGGAGCAGGCGGACGCCGACGAGTGTGCCCAACACCGGTTCGGTGCCGTGCAGTCAACCATCGCCCACGATAAGAGCAAGTAG